The following are from one region of the Coriobacteriia bacterium genome:
- a CDS encoding nickel-dependent hydrogenase large subunit, which yields MASKATTSTATPTTTSATPVPISAASGTAVIDPLTRIEGHLRVECSVEGGVITDAWVSGGLYRGMETVLKGRQPADAFYVSQRICGVCPVSHGHGATMAAESALGVTIPNGARIVRNLIEAAEFLHSHVLWFYTLAALDYVDPSKALEADIADTYALAQAAGTSTADFGAVQSKLKTLVEGGQLSIFTNGWFGHPAYAQDMPAELHLIAVAHYLEALEIQAEAARIIAIMGGKFPHFMTSIPGGTSWVPTEEKIDDVLFRFMRVRDWVYNTMIPDTLAIAPFYADALSYGAGTGNFLAWGVFNDPSMEMTKRYLPNGAIFTAQGLKVEDASPDKVLEYVEHSWFKSESGLNPQDGKTEAVDTFPGYDINDKYSWAKAPRYDGKSMEVGPLARMLVAYLRGVAPVKSIVDTALTALGAAGKPEVLVSLLGRVAARNLETAVVADWSVEWVNELIGAIKEGGIAFYEPIEKDAGKGAGMWEAPRGALGHFMNVEGGLISNYQVVTPSTWDISPRDAEGVRGPMEEALIGAPVLDVEKPMEAARIARSFDP from the coding sequence GTGGCTTCCAAGGCAACTACGTCCACTGCAACACCCACCACCACGTCGGCTACACCGGTGCCTATATCGGCCGCCAGCGGGACTGCGGTCATCGACCCGCTGACCCGGATTGAGGGTCACCTGCGTGTCGAGTGCTCGGTCGAAGGTGGCGTGATCACCGACGCCTGGGTCTCAGGTGGTCTGTACCGTGGCATGGAGACGGTCCTGAAGGGCCGCCAGCCTGCTGACGCATTCTATGTGTCGCAGCGAATCTGCGGTGTGTGCCCGGTCTCCCACGGCCACGGCGCTACGATGGCCGCTGAGTCGGCCTTGGGGGTCACCATCCCCAACGGCGCGCGCATCGTCCGCAACCTCATCGAGGCCGCGGAGTTCCTGCACAGCCACGTGCTGTGGTTCTACACGCTGGCGGCACTCGACTACGTCGACCCTTCAAAGGCGCTCGAGGCCGACATCGCCGATACGTACGCGCTCGCACAAGCTGCCGGCACGTCGACGGCGGACTTCGGTGCCGTGCAGTCCAAGCTCAAGACCCTCGTTGAAGGCGGCCAGCTGTCCATCTTCACCAACGGGTGGTTCGGTCACCCCGCCTACGCGCAGGACATGCCCGCCGAGCTTCACCTCATCGCGGTGGCCCACTATCTGGAGGCGCTCGAGATCCAGGCGGAGGCCGCTCGCATCATCGCGATCATGGGCGGCAAGTTCCCGCACTTCATGACTTCGATTCCCGGCGGGACCTCATGGGTGCCCACCGAGGAGAAGATCGACGACGTGCTCTTCCGCTTCATGCGTGTGCGTGACTGGGTCTACAACACGATGATCCCCGACACGCTCGCAATCGCGCCGTTCTACGCTGACGCCCTCAGCTACGGCGCCGGAACCGGCAACTTCCTGGCGTGGGGCGTCTTCAACGACCCGTCGATGGAGATGACGAAGCGCTACCTTCCCAACGGTGCGATCTTCACCGCCCAGGGACTCAAGGTCGAGGACGCGAGCCCCGACAAGGTGCTCGAGTACGTCGAGCACTCGTGGTTCAAGTCCGAAAGCGGACTGAATCCGCAGGACGGCAAGACGGAGGCCGTGGATACGTTCCCCGGCTATGACATCAACGACAAGTATTCGTGGGCCAAGGCCCCCCGCTACGACGGCAAGTCGATGGAAGTCGGACCGCTCGCACGTATGCTCGTCGCATACCTGCGTGGCGTGGCTCCCGTGAAGTCCATCGTCGATACCGCCCTCACAGCGCTCGGTGCCGCAGGCAAGCCCGAGGTTCTCGTCTCACTGCTCGGCCGTGTCGCGGCCCGCAACCTCGAGACCGCGGTTGTCGCCGACTGGTCTGTCGAGTGGGTCAACGAGCTCATCGGCGCCATCAAGGAAGGCGGCATCGCCTTCTATGAGCCGATCGAGAAGGACGCCGGCAAGGGCGCAGGTATGTGGGAGGCGCCGCGTGGCGCGCTAGGCCACTTCATGAACGTCGAAGGTGGACTCATCTCCAACTACCAGGTCGTCACTCCGTCGACGTGGGACATCAGCCCTCGCGATGCCGAGGGCGTTCGCGGCCCGATGGAAGAGGCGCTCATCGGCGCCCCGGTCCTGGACGTCGAGAAGCCCATGGAGGCAGCTCGTATCGCCCGCAGCTTCGATCCTTGA
- a CDS encoding cytochrome b/b6 domain-containing protein: MAHKLYREAHPMPFVLTHWINVLAMFFLTLSGFYIHFPIFPGLMGVARGTHFFWMFVLIINLALRIFLAFFVKTANMPDTREVDTDIKNWLPQQANRHQMWPWVKYYLFMKKDHPISAKYGVLQKIAYLATIPLTLLAAYTGFALWGPTSDWPFFLAGSIWVADMFGIGGASLMPMRIIHYWTMWLILIFTAAHVYLANIYNFAPSKMIFAWKESADH; the protein is encoded by the coding sequence ATGGCTCACAAACTCTATCGTGAAGCTCATCCGATGCCCTTCGTGCTGACGCACTGGATCAACGTGCTAGCCATGTTCTTCCTGACGCTTTCGGGCTTCTACATCCACTTCCCGATCTTCCCGGGTCTGATGGGTGTGGCTCGTGGGACGCACTTCTTCTGGATGTTTGTGCTCATCATCAACCTCGCGCTGCGCATCTTCTTGGCGTTCTTCGTCAAGACGGCGAACATGCCCGATACGCGCGAGGTCGACACCGACATCAAGAACTGGCTACCGCAGCAGGCCAACCGTCACCAGATGTGGCCGTGGGTGAAGTACTACCTGTTCATGAAGAAGGATCACCCGATCTCGGCGAAGTATGGTGTCCTGCAGAAGATCGCCTATCTCGCCACGATCCCCCTGACGCTGCTGGCCGCCTACACGGGCTTCGCCCTGTGGGGACCGACATCGGACTGGCCCTTCTTCCTTGCGGGTTCGATCTGGGTTGCCGACATGTTCGGTATCGGCGGCGCAAGCCTCATGCCGATGCGCATCATCCACTACTGGACCATGTGGCTCATCCTGATCTTCACCGCTGCACACGTGTATCTGGCGAACATCTACAACTTCGCTCCGTCGAAGATGATCTTCGCTTGGAAGGAGTCGGCGGACCACTAG
- a CDS encoding coproporphyrinogen III oxidase family protein codes for MFAERVVTRALGVLNRRYLATYPTDETMLPGPAPGRGYLLYAHVPFCERLCTYCSFNRFLYQEDRARAYFADLRAEMRMTAELGYDFHSLYVGGGTPTILLDELAETIDLARSLFPSISEVSSETSPNHLEPELVSILDGRVQRLSVGIQSFDDRLLMQMDRLGKYGSGQEVYERVASVATAFPSFNVDMIFNFPSQTEEILARDIELVRELGVSQTTFYPLMASPLRRRELAETVGDLDYAREARYYEQISESLAPEFEPASAWTFSRDRSAMIDEYIVDFPEYVGIGSGALSFLSDTSYANTFSLREYHERISSGQMAVVKRGTRYRLLARMRYRFVTDLFGLRLDKRRFKRDFGLPVEIGLFAEIAFMTAVGGIATNTADEMTLTDKGRYLLLVMMRETLALSNDARDRARAELPLDERLLLLEGDTSALPSTEPSLAAC; via the coding sequence CTGTTCGCTGAACGCGTTGTCACACGCGCCTTGGGGGTGCTCAACCGCCGCTACTTGGCGACGTACCCCACCGATGAGACGATGCTGCCCGGGCCAGCACCCGGTCGCGGCTACCTCCTGTACGCACACGTCCCCTTCTGCGAGCGGCTGTGCACCTACTGCTCGTTCAACCGCTTCCTCTACCAAGAAGATCGTGCGCGGGCCTACTTCGCCGACCTACGCGCCGAGATGCGCATGACCGCCGAACTGGGCTACGATTTCCACTCGCTCTACGTCGGTGGAGGTACTCCGACGATTCTTCTCGACGAGCTCGCTGAGACGATCGATCTGGCCCGCTCGCTGTTCCCCTCGATCAGCGAGGTATCCTCCGAGACGAGTCCCAACCATCTGGAACCTGAACTCGTCAGCATCCTCGACGGCCGCGTTCAGCGGCTTTCGGTCGGCATCCAAAGCTTCGACGACCGTCTGCTGATGCAGATGGACCGATTGGGCAAGTACGGTAGCGGCCAGGAGGTCTACGAGCGTGTCGCATCGGTCGCGACGGCTTTCCCCTCGTTCAACGTCGACATGATATTCAACTTCCCCAGTCAGACCGAGGAGATCCTCGCGCGCGACATCGAGCTTGTGAGAGAGCTTGGCGTCAGTCAGACGACGTTTTACCCACTCATGGCATCACCGCTGCGCAGACGTGAGCTCGCCGAGACAGTAGGAGACCTGGACTACGCTCGGGAGGCCCGCTACTACGAGCAGATCTCCGAGTCGCTCGCGCCCGAGTTCGAGCCCGCCAGCGCATGGACTTTCTCGCGCGACCGCTCTGCGATGATCGACGAGTACATCGTCGACTTCCCCGAGTACGTCGGCATAGGCTCCGGCGCGCTGTCGTTCCTCTCGGACACGTCCTACGCAAACACCTTCTCGCTCCGCGAGTACCACGAGCGCATATCGAGCGGGCAGATGGCAGTGGTCAAGCGCGGGACGCGCTACCGATTGTTGGCGCGCATGCGCTACCGGTTCGTGACTGATCTGTTCGGATTGAGACTCGACAAGCGGCGATTCAAGCGTGACTTCGGACTGCCGGTGGAGATCGGGTTGTTCGCCGAGATCGCCTTCATGACCGCGGTCGGAGGCATCGCGACCAACACGGCTGACGAGATGACTCTCACGGACAAAGGTCGCTACCTGCTTCTGGTCATGATGCGCGAGACGCTCGCGCTCTCAAACGACGCTCGCGACAGGGCCCGTGCCGAACTCCCCCTTGACGAGCGCCTCCTTCTGCTTGAAGGTGACACCTCGGCACTGCCTTCGACAGAACCCAGCCTCGCCGCGTGTTAG